From the Caldisericia bacterium genome, the window GTCCAAGACCACATGAAAGTCCAATTGCGGCAGAAACCCAGATAGTTGCAGCAGTGGTTAATCCTTTTACAGAAAAACCTTCTTTTATAATAGTCCCTGCACCTAAAAAACCAATGCCAACTACAATATTTGCAGCAACTCGGCTGGGGTCGTTGGCAGTTCCAAATAGTTTATAAAAGTATATGGAACTTATTGTAAATGAGGCAGAACCTACAGATACAAGAATGTGAGTTCTAAGTCCTGCTGGTCTATTCCTTCTCTCTCTTTCAAATCCAATTAATCCTCCAAAGACAAAGGCAAGGAGGATTTTTAAAAGAATATTAAGAAAATCTCCCATTTACTCTATTATAGCATTTTAGTCTGAATAATTTATGAGTTATGCTCTTATTATATTGTTGTTCTTTTTGATCCTTTTTGTCTCAAGGGTTAAATAGTAAGCTTTTGGA encodes:
- a CDS encoding MgtC/SapB family protein gives rise to the protein MGDFLNILLKILLAFVFGGLIGFERERRNRPAGLRTHILVSVGSASFTISSIYFYKLFGTANDPSRVAANIVVGIGFLGAGTIIKEGFSVKGLTTAATIWVSAAIGLSCGLGLYLLAFLVSLLTFLTLILLRNFEIETFGKKDRKKRILMVKVTDEPGQLGKIGTILGEHGINIENVKFERGETYLNIILYISVPKDLKIDELVGNLSEENWILEVNVE